A window of the Synchiropus splendidus isolate RoL2022-P1 chromosome 6, RoL_Sspl_1.0, whole genome shotgun sequence genome harbors these coding sequences:
- the mettl1 gene encoding tRNA (guanine-N(7)-)-methyltransferase, with product MTTTMPQKRYYRQRAHSNPMAHHSFDYPVCPDEMDWSKLYPEFFANFPPEKATPRVEFADIGCGYGGLLVELSPLFPDKLMLGLEIRVKVSDYVQDRIKSLRESQPGGYQNIACLRSNAMKYLPNFFSKGQLSKMFFLFPDPHFKKTKHKWRIISSTLLAEYAYTLRIGGLVYTITDVEEVHLWMVKHFTEHPLFARVQDDELVDDIIISRLGTCTEEGKKVKRNGGKNFLAVFRRIDDLN from the exons ATGACTACAACGATGCCGCAGAAGCGCTACTACAGACAGAGAGCACATTCTAATCCGATGGCACATCACTCGTTTGACTA CCCGGTGTGTCCTGACGAAATGGACTGGTCGAAGCTGTACCCTGAATTCTTTGCCAACTTCCCCCCTGAAAAGGCGACACCACGAGTGGAGTTTGCAGACATTGGCTGTGGCTATGGAGGTCTTTTAG TGGAGCTTTCTCCACTTTTTCCAGATAAGCTCATGCTAGGTTTAGAAATTCGAGTGAAGGTTTCGGACTATGTGCAGGATCGTATCAAATCGCTACGAGAATCTCAACCAGGAGGCTACCAGAACATCGCCTGTCTCCGCAGCAATGCAATGAAGTACCTCCCCAACTTTTTCAGTAAAGGGCAG CTCAGTAAGATGTTCTTCCTCTTTCCAGACCCACATTTTAAGAAGACCAAACACAAGTGGAGGATCATTAGTTCCACACTTCTGGCGGAATATGCATACACGCTGAGAATTGGG GGTCTGGTCTATACCATCACTGATGTGGAGGAAGTTCACCTGTGGATGGTCAAGCACTTCACAGAACATCCACTCTTCGCACGTGTGCAGGACGACGAGCTG gttgatgacatcatcataagTCGATTGGGCACTTGCACCGAAGAAGGCAAGAAAGTGAAAAGAAATGGTGGAAAGAATTTTCTGGCTGTTTTTAGGAGGATTGATGATTTAAACTAG